A single genomic interval of Lathyrus oleraceus cultivar Zhongwan6 chromosome 7, CAAS_Psat_ZW6_1.0, whole genome shotgun sequence harbors:
- the LOC127100611 gene encoding UDP-glucuronic acid decarboxylase 5 isoform X1, with protein MQELKILEVLAMAANSSNGDNQKTSKQPPLPSPLRFSKFFQSNMRILVTGGAGFIGSHLVDRLMQNEKNEVIVADNYFTGSKDNLKKWIGHPRFELIRHDVTEPLMIEVDQIYHLACPASPIFYKYNPVKTIKTNVIGTLNMLGLAKRVGARILLTSTSEVYGDPLEHPQPETYWGNVNPIGVRSCYDEGKRVAETLMFDYHRQHGIEIRVARIFNTYGPRMNIDDGRVVSNFIAQALRDESLTVQSPGTQTRSFCYVSDLVDGLIRLMGGSDTGPINLGNPGEFTMLELAETVKELINPNVEIKIVENTPDDPRQRKPDITKAQELLGWEPKVKLRDGLPLMEGDFRLRLGIEKNN; from the exons ATGCAGGAATTGAAAATTTTGGAGGTTCTTGCAATGGCTGCGAATTCTTCTAATGGAGATAACCAAAAAACATCTAAGCAACCTCCATTGCCATCTCCCCTGCGTTTCTCCAAATTCTTTCAG TCTAACATGAGAATCTTGGTTACTGGAGGAGCTGGATTCATTGGTTCTCACCTTGTCGATAGATTGATGCAAAATGAAAAGAATGAG GTCATTGTTGCTGATAACTACTTCACTGGATCGAAGGACAACCTCAAAAAATGGATTGGTCATCCAAGATTTGAGCTTATCCGTCATG ATGTCACTGAGCCTTTGATGATTGAGGTCGATCAGATCTACCATCTTGCTTGTCCCGCATCTCCTATTTTCTACAAATATAATCCCGTGAAG ACAATCAAGACAAACGTGATTGGCACTCTGAACATGCTTGGGCTTGCAAAACGAGTTGGAGCAAG GATTTTGCTTACATCAACTTCGGAGGTATATGGTGATCCTCTTGAGCATCCTCAACCTGAAACCTATTGGGGCAATGTTAACCCTATTG GAGTTCGTAGCTGCTATGATGAGGGGAAACGTGTCGCTGAGACTTTGATGTTTGATTATCATAGACAGCATGGAATAG AAATACGTGTTGCAAGAATCTTCAACACATATGGGCCGCGCATGAATATCGATGATGGACGTGTTGTCAGCAACTTCATTGCTCAAGCATTGCG TGATGAATCCTTGACAGTCCAATCTCCAGGAACGCAAACTCGCAGTTTTTGTTATGTCTCTGACCTG GTTGATGGCCTTATCCGTCTCATGGGAGGATCAGACACCGGTCCAATCAATCTTGGAAACCCGG GTGAATTCACTATGCTTGAACTTGCTGAGACAGTGAAGGAG CTTATTAATCCAAATGTGGAGATAAAGATAGTGGAGAACACTCCTGATGATCCAAGACAGAGAAAGCCAGACATAACCAAAGCACAGGAACTGCTCGGCTGGGAACCAAAGGTCAAGCTGCGCGACGGTCTTCCTCTTATGGAAGGAGATTTCCGTTTGAGGCTTGGAATTGAGAAGAACAACTAA
- the LOC127100611 gene encoding UDP-glucuronic acid decarboxylase 5 isoform X2: protein MAANSSNGDNQKTSKQPPLPSPLRFSKFFQSNMRILVTGGAGFIGSHLVDRLMQNEKNEVIVADNYFTGSKDNLKKWIGHPRFELIRHDVTEPLMIEVDQIYHLACPASPIFYKYNPVKTIKTNVIGTLNMLGLAKRVGARILLTSTSEVYGDPLEHPQPETYWGNVNPIGVRSCYDEGKRVAETLMFDYHRQHGIEIRVARIFNTYGPRMNIDDGRVVSNFIAQALRDESLTVQSPGTQTRSFCYVSDLVDGLIRLMGGSDTGPINLGNPGEFTMLELAETVKELINPNVEIKIVENTPDDPRQRKPDITKAQELLGWEPKVKLRDGLPLMEGDFRLRLGIEKNN from the exons ATGGCTGCGAATTCTTCTAATGGAGATAACCAAAAAACATCTAAGCAACCTCCATTGCCATCTCCCCTGCGTTTCTCCAAATTCTTTCAG TCTAACATGAGAATCTTGGTTACTGGAGGAGCTGGATTCATTGGTTCTCACCTTGTCGATAGATTGATGCAAAATGAAAAGAATGAG GTCATTGTTGCTGATAACTACTTCACTGGATCGAAGGACAACCTCAAAAAATGGATTGGTCATCCAAGATTTGAGCTTATCCGTCATG ATGTCACTGAGCCTTTGATGATTGAGGTCGATCAGATCTACCATCTTGCTTGTCCCGCATCTCCTATTTTCTACAAATATAATCCCGTGAAG ACAATCAAGACAAACGTGATTGGCACTCTGAACATGCTTGGGCTTGCAAAACGAGTTGGAGCAAG GATTTTGCTTACATCAACTTCGGAGGTATATGGTGATCCTCTTGAGCATCCTCAACCTGAAACCTATTGGGGCAATGTTAACCCTATTG GAGTTCGTAGCTGCTATGATGAGGGGAAACGTGTCGCTGAGACTTTGATGTTTGATTATCATAGACAGCATGGAATAG AAATACGTGTTGCAAGAATCTTCAACACATATGGGCCGCGCATGAATATCGATGATGGACGTGTTGTCAGCAACTTCATTGCTCAAGCATTGCG TGATGAATCCTTGACAGTCCAATCTCCAGGAACGCAAACTCGCAGTTTTTGTTATGTCTCTGACCTG GTTGATGGCCTTATCCGTCTCATGGGAGGATCAGACACCGGTCCAATCAATCTTGGAAACCCGG GTGAATTCACTATGCTTGAACTTGCTGAGACAGTGAAGGAG CTTATTAATCCAAATGTGGAGATAAAGATAGTGGAGAACACTCCTGATGATCCAAGACAGAGAAAGCCAGACATAACCAAAGCACAGGAACTGCTCGGCTGGGAACCAAAGGTCAAGCTGCGCGACGGTCTTCCTCTTATGGAAGGAGATTTCCGTTTGAGGCTTGGAATTGAGAAGAACAACTAA